The Lactuca sativa cultivar Salinas chromosome 2, Lsat_Salinas_v11, whole genome shotgun sequence genome includes a window with the following:
- the LOC111876466 gene encoding uncharacterized protein LOC111876466, whose amino-acid sequence MASITIYSGIDEELIEEVSFPQRRCCFWMPCIHCDRFTFSVEPNWWLGTADDGKADDNRWWSKGLSQFKKIKEWSVLVAVPKLKTFIRRFNKQRRPHAKFQYDRASYLLNFDEGPGHLEDDDWLNHNFSTRYSVVSGKPSMDLGEHRPTFT is encoded by the coding sequence ATGGCGTCAATCACAATTTATTCCGGCATCGATGAAGAATTAATTGAAGAGGTATCGTTCCCCCAGAGAAGATGTTGTTTCTGGATGCCGTGTATTCATTGCGATCGATTTACATTTTCCGTAGAGCCGAACTGGTGGCTAGGGACCGCAGACGACGGAAAAGCTGACGACAATCGGTGGTGGTCCAAGGGATTATCACAATTTAAGAAGATTAAGGAATGGTCGGTGCTTGTCGCCGTTCCGAAATTGAAGACGTTTATCCGTCGGTTTAACAAGCAACGACGTCCGCACGCCAAATTCCAGTACGACCGGGCTAGTTATTTGCTCAATTTTGATGAAGGTCCGGGGCATCTGGAAGATGATGATTGGTTGAATCATAATTTCTCAACGAGGTACTCTGTAGTTTCCGGGAAACCTTCGATGGATTTAGGCGAGCATAGGCCGACGTTCACGTGA
- the LOC111876467 gene encoding uncharacterized protein LOC111876467, which yields MANLSKLEFMALDISGKNYLSWILDAEIHLDAMGLGNTIKDVNPLNEASSQEKAKAMIFLRHHLDEGLKAEYLTVKDPADLWNNLKERYDHQKTVILPRAHFDWLHLRLQDFKSVSEYNSAMFKITSQLKLCGETITDEDMLEKTFSTFHATNMLLQQQYREKGFKKYCELISCLLVAEQNNELLMKNHQSRPTGSSPFPEVNATSSNYNGRGSNRGRGRGRGRGRGRGGGRHNNRPNNNNNISNHQKWESNKNPHPNVKSGQGKKKVENVCHRCGMTGHWSRTCRTPKHFVDLYQASLRYKEGKNAETNFVQNYFSEDQLEMGHLDVADYLAYTEGTNGAMDGDGSTQFFP from the coding sequence ATGGCAAACCTTAGCAAACTTGAGTTTATGGCTCTTGACATTAGTGGAAAAAATTATTTATCATGGATCCTTGATGCTGAAATCCACCTTGATGCTATGGGGCTTGGAAACACCATAAAGGATGTAAATCCTTTAAATGAAGCATCAAGTCAAGAAAAGGCTAAGGCGATGATTTTCCTTCGCCACCATCTCGATGAAGGATTAAAAGCTGAATACCTCACTGTCAAAGATCCAGCTGATCTTTGGAATAATCTGAAAGAGAGGTATGATCATCAAAAAACGGTGATACTTCCTAGAGCTCATTTTGATTGGTTACACCTTCGGCTACAAGATTTTAAATCTGTGAGTGAGTATAATTCAGCCATGTTCAAAATTACTTCCCAACTAAAACTATGTGGTGAGACTATAACTGATGAAGACATGCTAGAGAAAACCTTCTCTACTTTTCATGCCACTAACATGCTCCTGCAGCAGCAATATCGTGAGAAAGGTTTTAAAAAATATTGTGAATTAATCTCATGTCTTCTTGTAGCTGAACAAAATAATGAGCTCTTAATGAAAAATCACCAATCACGTCCGACCGGTTCTAGTCCATTCCCTGAAGTGAATGCGACATCATCTAACTATAACGGCCGTGGGTCTAACCGTGGCCGTGGCCGTGGTCGTGGTCGAGGTCGTGGACGTGGTGGAGGCCGTCATAATAATCGtcccaacaataataataatataagtaacCACCAGAAGTGGGAAAGTAACAAAAACCCACATCCTAATGTTAAAAGTGGTCAAGGTAAAAAGAAAGTTGAAAATGTTTGTCACCGATGTGGAATGACCGGTCATTGGTCGCGTACATGTCGCACTCCAAAGCATTTTGTTGATCTTTATCAAGCTTCTCTAAGATATAAAGAAGGAAAAAATGCGGAAACAAATTTTGTTCAAAATTATTTTTCCGAAGATCAACTAGAAATGGGACATTTGGATGTCGCTGATTATCTTGCCTACACGGAAGGGACAAACGGTGCTATGGATGGTGATGGAAGTACTCAATTTTTCCCATAA
- the LOC111876445 gene encoding RING-H2 finger protein ATL46 — MSWFEYEIYKKHGLLESHQPISSFSPPFSVTIHKTSNPSSSPGVKISPVILIIIIILAVLFFISGLLHLLVRFLTKYHSSTSITSLRSNRYPSTPDHTLQRQLQQLFHLHDSGLEQSFIDTLPVFMYKEVVGANNSSFDCAVCLSEFSEMDKLRLLPTCSHAFHINCIDTWLLSNSTCPLCRNTLFNPGFSIDNPIFEFDEMREADETGLASAAGSKTVQEHIIAEKGVFLVRLGKFRKLIDGGEVAGGETSSSNLDARRCYSMGSYEYVVGDSSLRLALNHKKDNQDEKITISDEREGKKINVGAKTDSYSVSKIWLWSKKGKFVGSSENQMHNPSSVDMELPWMSRIQGT, encoded by the coding sequence atgtcttgGTTTGAATACGAAATCTACAAGAAACATGGTCTCCTGGAATCCCATCAACCCATATCATCTTTTTCACCTCCATTTAGTGTTActattcataaaacatcaaaccCATCATCTTCTCCAGGTGTTAAGATCAGTCCAGTAATTCTTATCATCATCATAATCTTGGCTGTCTTGTTTTTCATATCTGGTTTGCTCCATTTGTTAGTGAGATTCTTGACAAAATACCATTCTTCAACCTCAATCACTTCTCTTCGATCTAACAGATACCCATCTACCCCTGATCATACACTACAAAGACAGCTTCAACAGCTCTTTCATTTGCATGATTCAGGCCTAGAACAATCCTTCATCGACACCTTACCAGTTTTCATGTACAAGGAAGTTGTAGGTGCTAATAACTCATCATTCGATTGTGCCGTTTGTTTGTCTGAGTTTTCCGAGATGGACAAATTAAGATTGCTTCCAACTTGCAGTCATGCTTTTCATATAAACTGCATCGATACATGGCTCCTATCCAATTCCACTTGTCCTCTTTGCAGAAACACACTTTTTAACCCTGGGTTCTCCATTGACAACCCGATTTTTGAATTTGATGAAATGAGGGAAGCAGATGAAACCGGTTTAGCGTCCGCCGCCGGTTCAAAAACAGTCCAAGAACATATCATCGCTGAAAAAGGGGTTTTTCTGGTGAGGCTTGGTAAGTTCAGGAAATTGATCGACGGAGGTGAGGTGGCCGGCGGCGAGACTAGTAGCAGTAATTTGGATGCGAGAAGATGTTATTCGATGGGTTCATATGAGTACGTCGTCGGTGATTCGAGCCTCCGGCTGGCTTTAAATCACAAAAAAGATAATCAAGATGAAAAAATCACGATTAGCGATGAAAGGGAAGGGAAGAAGATTAACGTTGGGGCAAAAACTGATAGTTATTCAGTTTCGAAGATCTGGTTATGGTCTAAAAAGGGGAAATTTGTGGGTTCTTCAGAGAATCAAATGCATAACCCATCTTCAGTTGATATGGAATTACCTTGGATGAGCAGAATTCAAGGTACATGA